GAAGTGATGGAGAAGATGAAAAAGTTGGAAGTGATGGAGAAGTTAAAAATGTGGAAAGCGAAGGAGAATATGAAAAAGGTGACAGCGACAAAGAAGACGAAAAGTCAGCAAGTGATGATGAAGAAATGGCTAAACCAATGCCGATGGAGCGtgcaaaaagtaaaaaacaaaaggTATAAACCAAACATAATAATTTAGACACAAATTTTTTCGTTTCGTTGTCCCATGACCTAGGTGGTTGTAAGGGGTGTAGCAGACAAGATACAGTAGTACTCATCATGATACGACACTCGGGCATACGCCATATCTCCCAGCGGTGCCTATCTCATCTCTGGGCTGCCAGGGGTATTTCCTGGATGGCCGTCGTTAGTTCTCCTTAACCGACGCTCTTGTGGGTGTTCAACCACCGTCCACTCCTAAAGGAGTTGATATGGTTACCTGTTTGTTTGCCGGTGggtggctgtgtgtgaactagtacactggggtaacccttactcgtctcaaaagatgtactaggttcttctaaagtgcacatgagctacagtatgtgtacactggacctacggtttatagtctttatccgagaagacttgttctaccaccagaaccatggagcgagtgagcctcgaaccattgccgatgttatggctacgtaattacagTTCCACAGTCTTAACCACTCTGCCACTCACTCGCTAGAATGGCCTAGCAACTTTTAAAACTAAGTACTTGTTTGGTAGagtttttttaccatttttttccataaacagtattaaaataatttcttaATTATAGGCAAATGAAAGGCAGAAGCTATCACGCCAAGTAAAGCAACAGGCTATAGAGCAAATTCACAGTGAAAGTCAACGCATCATTCGAGGTTTGTGTCTATCACCATTTGTTTACTCCACTGATCTGTTTTACTTACTTAACTGATCCAGCGGGTATAATTGGTTAACTTATGATTACTGTATAAACTCATTAGTTATGTTCAGATAGCCTGTCTGAGGTAAAGTTATGTCAAATAGGAAATTATATGCTTGagttatttcatttttgaactaaaaaagaaatgtatgtatattttttgtggTTTTGTTTATAGAATCCAAGCTTTCAATACCATACCATAAACCAAAGCCGTTATCTCTCAACGAGTTCTTTAGTAAAAAGCCAAAACTGGATCAGATAAAAGCACCAAAAGCAGTGAGCAGGTTAGGTTTCTAAATTGTGACCAAATCAGAGTCATCATTCTTTCTTTTTACCTTGTTTATTCTCATCAAAAAAGTCTACCGAAAAATTGTAATGAAAATTTACTTTTGGTTAATAGTCTTCTTCCAGCTTTAACAAGTTAATTATTTTCTGTAATGTGTTTTCCatgtttatctttaatttattaGTAGGTAAGGAAAttgtaaatctttttttttttcagaatcttACAATGCAACAGAAAGGACACACCCATGCCAGCAACGAATAGAAGCAAAAGCTCGCTATATTACAGAATGAGACAGACCAGTGGAAACATGCATGAATGGACTAGCAATAAATTGGAAACTAAAAATTCAGAAATTCATAGCAAAGAAGAAGTTGATGTTGATATTAGAGATGAAGACAAACTTGTTTTACGTTTAGACTCACTCTCAGATGATGAAGACATGGATAAGAACCTTCCAGAAGTAGACTTTGGAAAAACCACAGAAACAAATGTTAATAAAGAAGAAAATGTGAAAGACAGTCAAAAACATAATATTGATGGGTTAACCAGTCACAAAATTGACATTGGGGACACTGACCAATGTGATAAATTACCAGAAAATAGTGATAAAAAAGAGTTCCCATTGCAACCAGAGTCTCAAGATTGGAGTTTAAGACTTGATATACAGACCCTCCATGACACCTTGATGCCAGATTCGGATTCAGAGATAGAAACAGTCGCAGAAAATGGACCTCTGTCATCAAAAATCAAATATGAATCGGTACCCAAGGGTTCTGTGCAAAATGCTTCCATGGATATTGAACAAGCAATTTCTAAATATAAAGATGATTGTGACAATGATATTTCTGATGTTATGTTTACACCAGAAAGTAAAACATTGCAAATATCTCCATCCACAAGCAACAAAAAACATCTGcttgaaaaattaaaatggaACGACACATTGGTACCTAAGCTGGGTGGTAATGAAGATGGAgtcataaggtttgatagtaaTGACGAACACTCAAGTACTGGGGTTATTACACTCATGGAAAGATTTGTTAAGCACTCTACAAAGAAAACTATTAAGAGAAAAAGTCATGTCCAACTTGAGTAAGTGcttacatctttaaattattttaagttgttaatttttaaacagTAAAAACTCTTCAGTTTAATCAattgatttgtacatttttgcagataattttttatttgaaaaaaaagccTACTGTATCGGTTTTGTTCTAGACTAGGTTCTAGcccataattattaaatataaatattttggcacatggCATTTCAAACGTATAAatagacaaaaatcgaaatgtcgactggtggactacagtaacaaaaaagacaataactacagacttggggcaagtatAGTTTTTTCCTACAACAAAAACTGCATTCACAAAGTATAGGACAAGAGGCCAACTTATTTCTTAAGGGTCATACAACATAAATAACAGACATCAATTTTTTGAATACAAATTGAACAGCATTTCATGGGTTTTCATCATTAGTTTATTTAAActcttttattaatttcattattttaaaattcatctttatttataatatgtgTTTCAGAGTTGTAAAAAAGGAAGTTAATTCTGAAGGCAAAGAAGAGTTAATTCATGAGGTGGTACCAGTGACATTAGGAGAAGATGAGCAACAAGACCCAAAACTGGAAACCCCAGGTAGGTGACACCATCCTTCATACTCCCTTTCAAAACGCAATCACCATTATCCTTTAGTGTTGGTTGAATTTGCTAGAACGCTATTAAATCATAgacaatacaaataaactaGAAGCTTTAGAAGACTTTAttgattgtttattttttctttctccTGTTGTGCAAGTTTTCTTATaatttttttgtgtattttatgtATAGGCTATGACTTTCCCCACTAAGGACGAATaagattttatatattattatcggGTTAAATTTTATCTTAGCTTGCAGTATTTTTGTTTACTTGTGTATATTTTTTAGGTGCAAAACTACAGAAACTAAAAGAAAACCTGCAAGTGAAAATGAAAGCGCAACGTGAAGTAGAAAGGCAGCGTAGGATACAAGCATATAAGATGGACAATGAGGAAGGTTATGAAGAAGGAGAAAATCAGGAGGATGAGTTAGAGTTTAACAACGACAAGGAAGAAGAGGCAGAAATAACAGATGGCAGTGAAACTGATGGAGATTATGTACCAGGGCaggaagaagatgatgatgatggagagGACGAGGATGAAGAAAAGGTTTGTATTATTCTATATcaattatcatttatattataaaggtcctaaaatatataatctaaataaatattgagttcaaaacataataaaactagattaaattaaaaatgactaCTTATTCGGTTTGAAAATACTGACAAATTTCTCAATAATATAAAACACATTACAATTCCAGATcaagaaaaatacatttttagatgGAGAAGCAATAGATGAGGATGAGGAGGAACTTCCCTCAGTTGAATTCAACGCTAAAGCATTGGTTGTTGACTCAATGAAAGATGACAGCAATGATGAGTTTGTGTTCAAGTCaaggaagaagaaaaagaaaatgattgttgacgatgatgatgatgatgacgaagatAATGACAACAAATGCGATGAAACACATGATAGTTCCAAAAATGAAAGCGGTATGTAATACGCAATCATTTCCTGTAATTTCAAACGTCtgctatattatttgtattttatgttattatttttaaatgattttgacACACAAAACAATATCAAGAAAATAGGAAGATACTGTTTTACACAGCTCTAAACTTTAGTTTAAGGCTTCCCATTTGGTACCCATCTATCCTAAAGCCTAGTCAACTTAAActagtctacactagcaaacttaaCTTAAGCTCAAGTTTCCAAACAATCTCATCACCTTTTGACCATACTGTTACCATACTTAtgttttaattgtgattcaagtcatttttaattaaaaaaatgttactttGTACAGGATTTGATTTGAAGTTAAACCAGCATGATGAAACATCAACGTTTTCATCGTCATCTGTAAAGTCCTTGTTTAAGAACAAACCTATGCGGTACTCAACAATTTCAGATGGTAAAACCATGGACTTATTTGATTCTAGTACCAATACTACAGATCCTAGTGTTGATGCTGCTAATTCCAGTGTTAGTGATGGACTTAATAGTTCAACAGGTGCATTTAGCTTGACTCCTATCAAGGAAAAGAAAGGtgattacattattatttttagctgTAGTAAGGATATTGATGACTGTGCTTAAGTATGGATAGTGTTTGAGATGGTCTAAGATGACCAGAAGCCTGTGTTTTTGTCTGTTTTGATTAAATGtgcttttgttatttttatcaaCTCCAGGTTTGATCAGACACAAGTCAACAGACTTTGCCAACACCCCAGATGATAGCGATGATGATTTAGAAAATAAGAGCGAGAGTGATCACATTAAGTCTGCCCAGCCTTTGGGTCTAAGTAGTAGCTTTGAACACTGTACTGCTATACCTCCATATCAGCAACAAATTAGCTGCGAATCTTCTTCTAATATCCCCTCCGCTCAACTTTCAGCTAAAAGACAACAAAGAAATGATGTAAGTCAGATTTGTATATTACATACCATCATAGCATTACCATCATTGCATTCATTAATACAGTTGACTCTCCAAAATACTGGATATCTTGGTCAAAAAATAATTTCTGGAAAAAAAGATTAGGTTAGCCCATTTctagtattgggagagttgattgttgtttttaaatagaAGCGGAGAGCAGATAACTTGTGCTTTTGATTGTATTTTTCGATATTTTGTTCTCATTTTGGTTGCAGGTGGTGTCTAAGATTGGTGAGTTAACGCTCCCAATAGAAGATTCACAAGACTTGTTTCAGCAAGATTTCTCATATCCTCAAAGTCTGTCATCAGCAGAGATTGGTGGTGACACACAGAATCTACATTTGTCATTTGAAGAGAGCACTCAAACGCAGTTTCTTGATGAAAATGGGtacgtttttttttcattagttTGTACACCTTCACCtgcataataatttatttaaaggtgTGTTGATTTGTAAGTGTACGCTGCATAAGAAAACTTGATATAGGCTTAGGTTTCTACTAACGTATGATACACAGAAGCTCAAAGTTCCTTCTAATAACAATATCGTTTTCTGTTTCCTCTACTTGTTGCTGTAATTATTGAATTGAagccataataatatttaatacacTAATGAAGGAAAGAGAATATAATATCTCCTGACACCCAAAGAATTGTGGACACAGtaacataaatttgttttgttgtagCTTCTTGAAAGTTAAAACCTCTAAGAGTCAGCCATCATTAACAACTACCGAACCTAATGATGACGATGGGGATATGGATGAATTACTTGGCCTTTGCTCCGGTCAATTCACAGCAAGTAAGAAATCCCTTTTCTGTTTCTTATCGTATTAAATGTATATGATATATGGCAATCTTAGTATTGGTCATCTAGTGTATAGGATAGCAAATGTATAATGATGATAATCTAAAAATCGTAAAGTTACAATCATATtaatatagatattatttttGCAGCTGCTCAGCCTAGTAAACCTAAGAAAGGTGCGTTTTCGCAGCTTAGTAAACATGGTTCTGGTACGCAAGACATGGATGAGCTTCTGCAGCTTTGTTCAGGAACATTCACGGGGTAAGATCACGCATTCACACGTTCACTGATGTGCTTAGTTCATGCTTAGTTAAATGCTGAGGTAAATCCTGGTATGAACTTGAAACCAGTACCTTTGAATTAGTAAGCAAGTTtattaaccaccaagccacagtgCCGCTTTTAAAAACACTGAAGACAAAGTAGAGGATGTTTACGATAACCAATAATTGTTtctaaaatttgtataaattatgttATACTATTTGGTGTATGTcatagttatttattttatttcagtaaaaataaacataaagaaaCTGAAGATGATCTAAGTGAGTCTTCCTTCCAAATTTTGTCTGATAATGAGAGTATTAAGGGTAAAGAAGCCGAGGATGGGTTTAGTGATaatgaagaaaaacaaaaggaagatgatgatgagaatgaagaagaagaggaaTTAAATGAAGAAGATGAAATTGAAAGACCAGCACATCCTAAAAAGTAAGGCCGCAATAAATTAGAATTAAGAATCATGTTATTATGCTCACTTGTAATTGAATACTATTTTAATAGTTACCAAGCGTCTCGGGACGGTCCAGCATTTCAAAGTGATTTTGAATGAAACACGCAATTAGCAGAAAAAACACATATTTGTCACGCATTTAGCAGAAGTATATGCATGATCAATTTTTATCACTCGATTTGGTGTCCAAATCGAGTGATTCTACTGTCGTAACAAACCTTTTTTATTCACAGATTTTCTAAGACTAACTTTATTGAAGAAGAAGCAGAATTATCAGGTAGTGAGTTTGGAAGTGATGAAGAGTATGACGCGGAAGAGTTTGGTGACTTGATGGTGGACCAAATGTTGAACGAAGAAGTTGGAGATGAAAATGAGATACATAACAAAATACAGAAAATGCACATGTAAGTATAAAAGTGTCAAGTTTCTATATTATCAATaagtaatttatataaaaaatatttgtttacccAATCCATCCATCAtgagtatatttaaaaaaaacagtaatataTTGCTTTTAATTCTTTCAATTTGATTTTAGTGTCTTTCCTTCCAATCTTATAGGGAATTGTTACAACATGGAACTACCCAACATTTCTTTGATAATTACTTTGTACTCTTTTAGGATCCTTTATTAGGTGAATTGCCTGTAGTTGTTTAAGAATATAGTATTTGGAAATAATGGAAGTCAAAGGTtacttttttattgttttgctatAGGAAGCTTACAGACGATGAGGATGCCAGAAGGTTACGTCTTTATAAAGAAGCGTTTCTGACGGACGGTGACTTGCATGACGGCACAAAGGGAAGAACAAGACAATTCAAATGGCGAAATGTTGGTATGTCTTCTaaaaaagttaataaattaattgtataaaaatgttGCTGCCTGGtaattatatacttttttaaattgttactttgtttcagaataaataaaatgctTATAAAACTAAGTTGAGGCTTGGGGAATGTTACAACTCTGGAACTAGGTCAGATTTGAACCTAGGACCTGGGGTTTGGAAGGCaagcaccaagctacagctctgTATTGCTAACTGTACTGTAGTTTGTATTAATTTTTGCACTTTCCATCTTTCAGATGATGACTCCTGGGCGTCTGGTATGAACAAGAATTCTGATGACGAAGCTGAAGATGATgagaatgaaaatgaaattgaatgGAGAAAACAGAGACATGAAAGGGAACAATGCCTTAAAGACCAGGATGTGAGAAAATGTTCTTAGTTGTTGTGTCAACTTctaagtctacactatcaaatatggtagtgatatgacatcatcatgttcatgggcacatcacatttttttttacataaagttgGTTGGTTGGTTTTAGATTGCAGAGGGTATTTTTAGAAATTTGCatcattattacaatttttttaatttgcagAAGGAAACAAGAactgaagatgatgataatgatgatgattgcATAGATTTAGACGGGAACAGTCAATTTGATAAATTTATCAAGAAAGTCTCCATGAACAAGCGGAAGAAAAGTAAGATAAGATCAAGTTTGATcaaatttcaaacaaaaacatgtaGTATATTGTCTTAGTGTTTTAAGAAGGCTTATGAAAGTAACAACCACCTCATGACACAACACTGGTGCAGATCCTGAGGGATGGGGGACACGTCACTTCTAAATCTGTGATGGCAATCCTATAAAATGTGTTTAAAGCAGTAACTTTGTACtttttttcttctaaaaatTGACCTGTGCCCTTGCTCATGTACTATGAATACTTTTTATCTTACAGGTACTACAACTATACCAGTCGTCTCAAAAGAACCTACTACACACAAGTCTCCAAGTAAACCAACAAGACCATGGGTAAGGACATTTTGATTAAAGCAATGCCGTAAAATTATGAGTAAAGTATAAGAGTAAAGCCATGATGTACCATGAAATGGTGGTTGACATTCTTGCTACCAATCCCAGTGCCTTTGGTTCAATTTTAGGATTTTTCACCGACACTACCTAAGCCAAGTCTTTCTGTAATTTGCAATTCATGGATaaagtatttttttcaaatattcataTTCACTTTTCCCCCCCAGTTTAAGCATGGATCTTTCTTGAACAGAGGAAAAAATGATCTGGACCGAATCAGCAATATGTTTAAACCTCTGAGCAATCCCAACCGGCCGAGAAATCGCAACTTTGTCTTCCAGTCATTGTCATCTGATAAAACAGAAGAAACAAAGACTACATCCTCTCaggtatatattatttttctccATCAGTCTTTCACATCTGCTCCAGTCTGGCGCCGGCAAATAAAATCCCCTCTTAATGTTTTCACAATGCTCTGTGCCAATCTTTAGGTATGTGTGAAGCCACAAAAAGTTGCTAATGCTGTACGAGAAATCTGAAGCGAACCTGATCCGTGAAAGACCCTTAAATGTATAATGTCCTGTTCCATCTTTGTGACAATCACCAAATCAAATAGTACTGCCACCATCCTATAATTGGCAAAGTCATGTATTTCCGCTTGGATATTgtgaattaaattttgtttaaattattatttttattaaatttgttcTGTAGATAAAACGGCCACTggacaaaatgacaccaaactTACCAAGGAACAAGAAAGCAAAACTTAGTATATCCCAACCTAAACAAGCAAAGAGCATCTTCCAACATCTCTAACCTCAATTTAAATAAAGCCTTGTAGatgctatcaaactttatagcCATATATCCATgcatccatatatggacatgatgatgtcatatcactactatatttgggcacatcacactagtttgatagtgtagacagacttctaaaataaaaatggtatATTTTGGAAAGAgttttttttcatcatttaaaaGTATTACATTAATATTCAAAAGAATGAAATCTCTACAGCCACAATGAAACCAAACAAAATAATCATCTTACAATAAGTAAATTTCAAATTGATAAGTTTATTCAAGATTCCTGAAAGTTGTACAATTTagcaaaagaaaataaaaaataaattctacTTTCTACATTCATGATCTAATGAGAGATTCCATTTAtgaaaacattcattttacattgtcataaaaacacatttatttaatactacagtactgtttaaCATTAAGATTATAACAAAAGAAATGTACTCatactaataattaaaatgtattttggaTGAAGAATTCggcatttaaaaaatgtttttgacaACAGATAAATTTGCTGTCATCTTAGAAGTCTGCTAGTTCTCTTGTCTGGTTTGCAGTCATAGAACTCGTGGCCTCTTTGCTGGTTGATCACTGGattcattttctgtaaaaaaacaaGCATATCATAGCTTATTGATTTTTATGAAGCtgttttttaagtttaaaaatccTTCACAGTTgattttcttaaaaataatttaaaagaattaCCTAATGGTATCCCCTGTGTAAACACATCTCGTGGCATCTTGAACATCACACACATCATCTCCTTATTTGGTGATACATCCCGCACATCAATCACAACTGCCGAATCAACTTTGTGCTTGAGTATTGCGGACGTTCTCTGCAACACGTCCATGCCAGCATTCATCTCTTTCGAAAAGCAATGACAGTGAACGGTTGGCAACGGTATTCGACGCTGAACCTCATCGGATACATCGCTAAACAGTCCTCTGTACGTGTCCAAGAATTCAAGAGCTAACGAGGGAAGGTTCATAACGATGTGGACATCACGTTCTCGTTCATACTCTGGCTTTGCGCTAGTTGCCATAGCAATAAGTTCATCTTTAACGATTGTGCGAATGAATTCTCTTCCATCCATATTGAACGTATTCAAACGTTTTTCTACTTTGTTTAATTTACGATTATGAGCCAGCCATTTATATGATTCTGGATTTAAATCATTGGCAAAAATAATTCCACCTTTTCTAGCCATTGGTATAGCAAAAGGTCCAACACCTGCGAAAATGTCAAATACAATGTCACCGCGATTGATGATTGCAGTAATACGGGCATGCTCAGTAGAAAGGCGAGGGTTCCAATAAACTTTGGAGAAATCGAACTCAAAAGAACAGTGATGTTCTTTGACAGAAGCCACCATGTTTGATTCACCGGCAAGAATCTCCATTTTAAAGAAACGGAATTCGTTGTTGATCTCGCTTGTTTTATTTACAACAGTTTTTATTCCTGGAGTTTTATCAATGAGAACTTGACCTGTGggtaaaaaaaatagaaaaggttaaattataaaataaacctTTCAGTAAGACTAATTGAAttgctgtttttattttgttcatttttatttaagtatCCATAGTACCACAGGAAGAGATCTCACCTATGATGTGTTTGTATTCATCATGTTCAGGTCTCAAATTCATGTGTGCAATATGACCTATTCTACTGTAACTACTCGCCACAACCACGTCGTCCGGTAAAATCGCTTTGACAATTTCATCATACGTCCAGTTCCAATATGTTAACTCCAGTTCATACTCGTAAATCTTTTCTTCAACTTGATGGTCAGTCATAAATTTTCGTTCTTCAGTGGTCATACAGTCCAATTTGTTTATCTTTTCTGGGTCAAGCATCACAAATTTGTATTCATCATCGTCTGGGATGTCTCTGATTGCGCTAAGCTGTTTCCGGTAGAATTTTCGCT
The window above is part of the Antedon mediterranea chromosome 10, ecAntMedi1.1, whole genome shotgun sequence genome. Proteins encoded here:
- the LOC140060445 gene encoding tRNA (guanine(37)-N(1))-methyltransferase-like, giving the protein MILIRSITNRSWYYGNQSLKTKILNQTKKFDCLQISCPNKKITMAYSKKNLTTSCTLTATNLTGMTDLNRDAFNKIVNVPSIKVNKKLIQQCMKTYKQRKFYRKQLSAIRDIPDDDEYKFVMLDPEKINKLDCMTTEERKFMTDHQVEEKIYEYELELTYWNWTYDEIVKAILPDDVVVASSYSRIGHIAHMNLRPEHDEYKHIIGQVLIDKTPGIKTVVNKTSEINNEFRFFKMEILAGESNMVASVKEHHCSFEFDFSKVYWNPRLSTEHARITAIINRGDIVFDIFAGVGPFAIPMARKGGIIFANDLNPESYKWLAHNRKLNKVEKRLNTFNMDGREFIRTIVKDELIAMATSAKPEYERERDVHIVMNLPSLALEFLDTYRGLFSDVSDEVQRRIPLPTVHCHCFSKEMNAGMDVLQRTSAILKHKVDSAVVIDVRDVSPNKEMMCVMFKMPRDVFTQGIPLENESSDQPAKRPRVL
- the LOC140060874 gene encoding claspin-like, producing the protein MLGIAAISDPKPLMHNDLFDAEYSSSEDETDKQQESNENDTWSLPKDGTKKDVNAPDNLEDKNQKDANSKIDNKRKEQDENVDEHVHEEKMRSDVEDEKAEIDRENGQTGSDGEDEKAGSDGEDEKAGSDGEDEKVGSDGEVKNVESEGEYEKGDSDKEDEKSASDDEEMAKPMPMERAKSKKQKANERQKLSRQVKQQAIEQIHSESQRIIRESKLSIPYHKPKPLSLNEFFSKKPKLDQIKAPKAVSRILQCNRKDTPMPATNRSKSSLYYRMRQTSGNMHEWTSNKLETKNSEIHSKEEVDVDIRDEDKLVLRLDSLSDDEDMDKNLPEVDFGKTTETNVNKEENVKDSQKHNIDGLTSHKIDIGDTDQCDKLPENSDKKEFPLQPESQDWSLRLDIQTLHDTLMPDSDSEIETVAENGPLSSKIKYESVPKGSVQNASMDIEQAISKYKDDCDNDISDVMFTPESKTLQISPSTSNKKHLLEKLKWNDTLVPKLGGNEDGVIRFDSNDEHSSTGVITLMERFVKHSTKKTIKRKSHVQLEVVKKEVNSEGKEELIHEVVPVTLGEDEQQDPKLETPGAKLQKLKENLQVKMKAQREVERQRRIQAYKMDNEEGYEEGENQEDELEFNNDKEEEAEITDGSETDGDYVPGQEEDDDDGEDEDEEKIKKNTFLDGEAIDEDEEELPSVEFNAKALVVDSMKDDSNDEFVFKSRKKKKKMIVDDDDDDDEDNDNKCDETHDSSKNESGFDLKLNQHDETSTFSSSSVKSLFKNKPMRYSTISDGKTMDLFDSSTNTTDPSVDAANSSVSDGLNSSTGAFSLTPIKEKKGLIRHKSTDFANTPDDSDDDLENKSESDHIKSAQPLGLSSSFEHCTAIPPYQQQISCESSSNIPSAQLSAKRQQRNDVVSKIGELTLPIEDSQDLFQQDFSYPQSLSSAEIGGDTQNLHLSFEESTQTQFLDENGFLKVKTSKSQPSLTTTEPNDDDGDMDELLGLCSGQFTATAQPSKPKKGAFSQLSKHGSGTQDMDELLQLCSGTFTGKNKHKETEDDLSESSFQILSDNESIKGKEAEDGFSDNEEKQKEDDDENEEEEELNEEDEIERPAHPKKFSKTNFIEEEAELSGSEFGSDEEYDAEEFGDLMVDQMLNEEVGDENEIHNKIQKMHMKLTDDEDARRLRLYKEAFLTDGDLHDGTKGRTRQFKWRNVDDDSWASGMNKNSDDEAEDDENENEIEWRKQRHEREQCLKDQDKETRTEDDDNDDDCIDLDGNSQFDKFIKKVSMNKRKKSTTTIPVVSKEPTTHKSPSKPTRPWFKHGSFLNRGKNDLDRISNMFKPLSNPNRPRNRNFVFQSLSSDKTEETKTTSSQIKRPLDKMTPNLPRNKKAKLSISQPKQAKSIFQHL